The Glandiceps talaboti chromosome 1, keGlaTala1.1, whole genome shotgun sequence genome has a segment encoding these proteins:
- the LOC144432797 gene encoding glycoprotein-N-acetylgalactosamine 3-beta-galactosyltransferase 1-like produces the protein MLMVVLVQQKLIGFGADGDNLSAAEKSSNATSVGTDITKSSVPSTNPAASVRILCFVTTSPKTAPTRLQAVKDTWSKRCDKMLFFSSVNDSKQSIIGLTVTEGYQQLWGKTKAAFMYIYQYHLDDADWFLKADDDTYVVLDNLRLMLEQYKSPTPVYFGHHLRRPKTNQSFMSGGAGYVLNKVGLTKLVKQGICNNTCQPGEKGAEDVLLGQCLERIGVVRGDSRDELGKQRFVLSSLDNYFKTKLPKWIKAHEHFQYTTGKECCSDSLITVHGVTSDEMYLLDYLIYKVGSLLATHH, from the exons atgctgATGGTTGTGTTAGTACAGCAGAAACTTataggatttggagcagatg GTGACAACCTCAGTGCAGCTGAAAAAAGTAGCAATGCAACTTCAG TTGGCACAGATATAACCAAGTCTTCGGTGCCTTCAACGAATCCAGCAGCTAGTGTCAGGATACTGTGTTTTGTGACAACATCGCCAAAAACAGCACCAACTAGACTACAAGCTGTGAAAGATACATGGAGTAAACGATGCGACAAAATGTTGTTCTTCAGCAGTGTAAATGATTCTAAGCAATCAATCATTGGTCTAACTGTCACTGAAGGTTATCAACAACTTTGGGGCAAAACTAAAGCAGCGTTCATGTACATCTACCAATACCACTTGGATGATGCTGATTGGTTCCTGAAAGCTGACGATGACACATATGTTGTGCTTGATAATCTACGACTAATGCTAGAACAGTATAAATCGCCGACACCTGTTTATTTTGGGCATCACTTGCGTAGACCAAAGACAAACCAAAGTTTCATGAGTGGAGGGGCCGGATATGTCTTAAATAAGGTTGGACTTACAAAATTAGTGAAACAGGGTATATGTAATAACACATGTCAACCTGGTGAGAAAGGAGCTGAAGATGTTCTTTTAGGACAGTGTTTAGAGAGAATTGGTGTAGTACGTGGTGATTCTAGGGATGAACTTGGAAAACAACGATTTGTACTCTCGTCACTTGACAACTATTTCAAAACGAAGTTACCCAAGTGGATAAAAGCACACGAGCACTTTCAATATACTACG gGTAAAGAGTGCTGTTCAGATTCACTCATAACTGTCCATGGAGTCACATCAGATGAAATGTATCTTCTTGACTATCTCATTTACAAAGTTGGTTCATTGTTAGCAACCCACCATTAG